A region from the Benincasa hispida cultivar B227 chromosome 8, ASM972705v1, whole genome shotgun sequence genome encodes:
- the LOC120084127 gene encoding zinc finger BED domain-containing protein RICESLEEPER 2-like yields the protein MASMDMEFDRTATEASKNERDAKGTDANTNIINVDSANETSDVPNPPKRRKTVKKSMVWDHFDKLKGDPNDPHAQFKYYGVIYTCHSKRNGTRTMKNHLKNCKKYPYQKKRDPTQMTLSFKTKAKDNVGDNRSQLVCESYSLESCREALVEMVIVDEFPFKFVEGKGFKKFVDRLTCASQPRFVVPSRFIVARDVLKLYVNEKKRLKDMFVNRKYRVSLTMDCWTSGQNINYMVLTAHFIDSDWRLHKRILSFILIKNHKGDIIGKTIEKNLKDWGIERVMTLTVDNASSNDTAIAYLLKRFTKGLLFGGEFLHVCCAHILNLIVCDAFKEHNDCIERIRYAVRFIRSSPAHFLKFKKYTEIEKFSCKSYVCLDVPTRWNSIYLMLDATLKFEKAFDRLEDEDAS from the coding sequence ATGGCTTCAATGGATATGGAGTTTGATCGAACTGCAACTGAAGCATCAAAAAATGAACGAGATGCAAAAGGAACGGATGCCAATACAAATATCATTAATGTTGATTCAGCAAATGAGACATCAGATGTTCCAAATCCACCGAAAAGAAGGAAGACGGTGAAAAAATCCATGGTTTGGGATCATTTTGATAAGCTAAAAGGTGATCCTAATGACCCTCATGCTCAATTTAAGTACTATGGAGTTATCTATACATGTCATTCCAAACGTAATGGTACTAGGACTatgaaaaatcatttgaaaaattgtaaaaaatacccttaccaGAAAAAGAGAGATCCAACCCAAATGACATTATCTTTCAAAACTAAAGCCAAAGACAATGTTGGGGATAATAGGTCACaacttgtatgtgagtcatatAGTTTAGAGAGTTGTCGGGAAGCATTAGTGGAAATGGTAATTGTTGACGAATTTCCATTCAAGTTTGTGGAGGGTAAAGGATTTAAGAAATTTGTCGATAGATTAACATGTGCAAGTCAACCTAGATTTGTTGTTCCATCTCGGTTTATTGTGGCTAGAGATGTGCTTAAGTTGTATGTTAATGAGAAAAAGCGTTTGAAAGACATGTTTGTGAATAGGAAGTATAGAGTTTCTCTCACTATGGATTGTTGGACATCaggacaaaatataaattacatggtCCTAACTGCCCATTTCATAGATTCTGATTGGAGATTACATAAAAGAATACTTAGTTTTATTCTAATTAAGAATCATAAAGGCGATATTATTGGTAAAAccattgaaaagaatttgaaggattGGGGCATTGAAAGGGTAATGACTTTGACTGTTGATAATGCAAGCTCGAATGATACTGCCATTGCTTATCTTTTGAAAAGATTCACTAAGGGATTATTgtttggtggagaatttttgCATGTCTGTTGTGctcatatattaaatctcataGTATGTGATGCTTTTAAGGAACATAATGATTGCATTGAAAGAATTCGATATGCTGTACGATTTATAAGATCTTCTCCTGcacattttttgaaatttaaaaagtacactgaaattgaaaaattttcttGTAAGAGTTATGTGTGTCTTGATGTTCCCACTAGATGGAACTCTATATATTTGATGCTTGACGCAACTTTAAAGTTTGAAAAGGCTTTTGATAgattagaagatgaagatgctTCTTAG